The following proteins come from a genomic window of Halomarina ordinaria:
- a CDS encoding proteasome assembly chaperone family protein → MSFDPSGRARFDVTHDSAPTETLLCGFSEFGLAGLTAADYLVKQLDLTETGHVTTAELPPITPFSGGKPRHHTRLFSRDDLDLTVLVGELFIPLPMATSFADAVLDWAEGAVGEVAVLSGIPVTHGPDEHRTFYIATQDYHERRLEGVDLPPMGGGFLEGVNGALMQRGLDADLRAAVFATPAHAQTPDVTAALRLLDAVERVYGLDVDTGPLESFADEVKHHYAELAARMQSAEEHRQPEDRMYM, encoded by the coding sequence ATGTCGTTCGACCCGTCCGGCCGAGCTCGCTTCGACGTGACACACGACAGCGCCCCGACGGAGACGCTGCTCTGTGGCTTCTCGGAGTTCGGGCTGGCCGGCCTCACCGCCGCCGACTACCTCGTCAAGCAACTCGACCTGACCGAGACGGGCCACGTCACTACCGCCGAGTTACCACCCATCACCCCGTTCAGCGGCGGGAAACCACGTCACCACACGCGGCTGTTCTCCCGCGACGACCTCGACCTGACGGTCCTCGTGGGCGAACTGTTCATCCCGCTCCCGATGGCGACGTCGTTCGCCGACGCCGTCCTCGACTGGGCCGAGGGCGCGGTCGGTGAGGTGGCCGTCCTCTCCGGTATCCCCGTCACCCACGGCCCCGACGAACACCGGACGTTCTACATCGCCACCCAGGACTACCACGAGCGTCGGCTGGAGGGCGTCGACCTCCCACCGATGGGCGGAGGGTTCCTCGAGGGCGTCAACGGCGCGCTGATGCAGCGGGGCCTCGACGCCGACCTGCGCGCCGCCGTCTTCGCCACGCCCGCCCACGCACAGACACCCGACGTGACCGCCGCGCTCCGCCTCCTCGACGCCGTCGAACGCGTCTACGGTCTCGACGTCGACACCGGGCCGCTGGAGTCGTTCGCCGACGAGGTCAAACACCACTACGCGGAACTCGCCGCCCGGATGCAGTCGGCCGAGGAGCACCGCCAGCCGGAAGACCGGATGTACATGTAG
- a CDS encoding mechanosensitive ion channel family protein, with the protein MAAQDGTNGSNASADGPADATNESANGTTGGGGATNESANESTWGPRIDGEAGATTPENNTAAETANALGEFLAQWLPVGLADAVSKFVLAVVIMVLAWYASKVINRLLGRRIARRFRRPSVSRTVLRLIRLVVMFFGFTTVLTVYEVQLGDIVLSVTVFTAVVGVILAPIVGSYISGIFVLADQPYEVGDMVEIVDQDVHGFVEDVTLRYTKIFTLDNTFVTIPNGSIRDRDVVNYSAEDPRTRLRLDVTVSYEDDVEAARRLLENAARDVDVVIDGGPDIRIGSARYPAAPTCYVNDFADHGVLLTLRFWVKEPYKLLTARSKILERVWDRQDDVDMTFPYPHSHLVFDETSGHLDVAVGEGGPGGRVADGDRRGTSDANPNGRGDARSDDPST; encoded by the coding sequence ATGGCGGCACAGGACGGGACGAACGGGTCGAACGCGTCGGCGGACGGACCAGCCGACGCGACGAACGAGTCGGCCAACGGGACGACCGGTGGGGGCGGGGCGACGAACGAGTCGGCCAACGAGAGCACGTGGGGGCCGCGCATCGACGGCGAGGCCGGCGCGACGACGCCGGAGAACAACACCGCCGCGGAGACGGCCAACGCCCTCGGGGAGTTCCTCGCGCAGTGGCTCCCCGTCGGGCTGGCCGACGCCGTCTCGAAGTTCGTCCTCGCGGTGGTCATCATGGTCCTGGCGTGGTACGCCTCGAAGGTCATCAACCGCCTGCTGGGCCGGCGCATCGCCCGGCGCTTCCGTCGCCCCAGCGTCTCCCGGACCGTCCTTCGGCTGATTCGCCTCGTGGTGATGTTCTTCGGGTTCACGACCGTGTTGACCGTCTACGAGGTCCAACTCGGCGACATCGTCCTCTCGGTGACGGTGTTCACGGCCGTGGTCGGTGTCATCCTCGCGCCCATCGTCGGCAGCTACATCAGCGGCATCTTCGTGCTCGCGGACCAGCCCTACGAGGTGGGCGACATGGTCGAGATCGTCGACCAGGACGTCCACGGGTTCGTCGAGGACGTCACGCTCCGCTACACGAAGATATTCACCCTCGACAATACGTTCGTCACCATCCCGAACGGCTCGATACGCGACCGCGACGTGGTCAACTACTCCGCGGAGGACCCCCGCACGCGCCTGCGCCTCGACGTCACCGTCAGCTACGAGGACGACGTCGAGGCGGCCCGTCGTCTCCTCGAGAACGCCGCCCGGGACGTCGACGTCGTCATCGACGGCGGCCCCGACATCCGCATCGGGAGCGCTCGCTACCCCGCCGCGCCGACGTGTTACGTCAACGACTTCGCCGACCACGGCGTCCTGTTGACGCTCCGGTTCTGGGTGAAAGAGCCCTACAAGTTGCTCACCGCCCGCTCGAAGATACTGGAGCGCGTCTGGGACCGACAGGACGACGTCGACATGACGTTCCCGTACCCCCACTCGCACCTCGTCTTCGACGAGACGAGCGGTCACCTCGACGTGGCGGTCGGCGAGGGAGGGCCGGGCGGTCGAGTGGCGGACGGCGACCGTCGGGGCACCTCGGACGCGAACCCCAACGGCCGGGGGGACGCCCGGAGCGACGACCCCTCGACCTAG
- a CDS encoding universal stress protein: MTQVVVPVRYPLSEHSEATLREGVNVARDRDADLTILHVNLYQNGGTVTRRELKRDVESLLGPLPSARYLVRSGFLVEETILDEVAAENADVVVIGRKQASRWQRMIRQLMDDPDVERYLRRSLDCEVVTVG; the protein is encoded by the coding sequence ATGACGCAGGTCGTCGTTCCCGTCCGCTATCCGCTGTCGGAGCACTCCGAGGCGACGCTCCGTGAGGGGGTCAACGTCGCCCGCGACCGGGACGCCGACCTCACCATCCTCCACGTCAACCTCTACCAGAACGGCGGGACGGTGACGCGGCGGGAACTCAAGCGCGACGTGGAGTCGCTGCTCGGTCCCCTGCCAAGCGCGCGCTACCTCGTCCGCTCGGGGTTCCTGGTCGAGGAGACCATCCTCGACGAGGTGGCGGCCGAGAACGCGGACGTGGTCGTCATCGGGCGCAAGCAGGCCAGTCGCTGGCAGCGCATGATTCGACAACTGATGGACGACCCGGACGTCGAGCGCTACCTCCGGCGGAGCCTCGACTGCGAGGTCGTCACGGTCGGCTAG
- a CDS encoding bifunctional metallophosphatase/5'-nucleotidase gives MPRLLHYSDIEGVYDDPDRLARLAGRIEDLRGPDALVVGTGDDTAPGVLPLVARGRQSVAFFEAVRPDAETFGNHDFDYGLDATRAVVRASPQRWLSANVRDGDRPFGHEEGVTASTVLETADARVGLVGVTDPLTREMSPRANGLTFEDPLAAVERELAALRGAGADYLVVLSHLGGMDDALAERVDVDAVLGGHLHVPRLERVAGTVCTRPGANGHAVVEVDLAAGTATRHAVDGATPDADLREYFETRRREAGLSQVVGHVERPIERTRSHRYDGESRIGNFVADAYRWATDADCALHNSGGIREGPPLAGDVTVADLASVVPFDGPVALARVTGAELRALCREAHSHAHGESRWLAHVSGLRVRYDRDASEVLDLRVGGELVDDDRTYRLATNAYLTVAAHEFPTLTPAHCVGSAAVQYEVLADYARATGIDPEREGRVELR, from the coding sequence ATGCCGCGGCTACTCCACTACTCGGACATCGAGGGGGTCTACGACGACCCCGACCGCCTCGCCCGCCTCGCCGGGCGTATCGAGGACCTGCGCGGACCGGACGCGCTCGTCGTCGGGACCGGCGACGACACCGCTCCCGGGGTCCTCCCGCTGGTCGCGCGGGGGCGCCAGTCGGTCGCGTTCTTCGAGGCGGTCCGTCCGGACGCGGAGACCTTCGGCAACCACGACTTCGACTACGGCCTCGACGCCACGCGCGCGGTCGTCCGGGCGTCGCCCCAGCGCTGGCTGAGCGCCAACGTCCGCGACGGCGACCGTCCCTTCGGCCACGAGGAGGGCGTCACCGCCTCGACGGTCCTCGAGACGGCCGACGCGCGCGTCGGCCTCGTCGGCGTCACCGACCCGCTGACCCGCGAGATGAGTCCGCGCGCCAACGGCCTGACGTTCGAGGACCCCCTCGCGGCCGTCGAGCGCGAACTCGCCGCACTCCGGGGAGCGGGCGCGGACTACCTCGTCGTCCTCTCGCACCTCGGGGGGATGGACGACGCCCTCGCGGAGCGCGTCGACGTCGACGCCGTCCTCGGGGGCCACCTCCACGTCCCGCGTCTCGAGCGCGTCGCGGGCACCGTCTGTACGCGTCCGGGAGCGAACGGCCACGCCGTCGTCGAGGTGGACCTCGCCGCCGGGACGGCCACCCGCCACGCCGTCGACGGCGCGACGCCCGACGCCGACCTCCGCGAGTACTTCGAGACCCGACGGCGCGAGGCGGGGCTCTCGCAGGTGGTCGGACACGTCGAGCGACCCATCGAGCGCACGCGGTCGCACCGCTACGACGGGGAGAGTCGCATCGGGAACTTCGTCGCCGACGCCTACCGCTGGGCGACGGACGCCGACTGCGCGCTCCACAACAGCGGCGGCATCCGCGAGGGACCGCCGCTCGCCGGCGACGTCACGGTGGCCGACCTGGCGAGCGTCGTCCCCTTCGACGGACCCGTCGCGCTGGCGCGGGTGACGGGCGCGGAACTCCGGGCGCTCTGTCGCGAGGCGCACAGCCACGCCCACGGGGAGTCGCGCTGGCTGGCGCACGTCAGCGGGTTGCGCGTGCGCTACGACCGCGACGCGAGCGAGGTGCTCGACCTGCGAGTCGGCGGCGAGTTGGTGGACGACGACCGCACCTACCGGCTGGCGACGAACGCCTATCTCACGGTGGCGGCCCACGAGTTCCCGACGCTCACGCCCGCCCACTGCGTCGGGTCGGCGGCGGTCCAGTACGAGGTACTCGCGGACTACGCCCGCGCGACCGGTATCGACCCCGAACGCGAGGGACGCGTCGAACTCCGATGA
- a CDS encoding DUF5816 domain-containing protein, translated as MEARTHPDGTTLYVDRTEPERGSKAPFLAVYRTEDGERRWGFFCTNCETFDNAVDAMGRIQCNQCRNFHKAEEWDAAHE; from the coding sequence ATGGAGGCACGTACGCACCCCGACGGGACGACGCTCTACGTCGACCGGACGGAACCGGAGCGCGGGTCGAAAGCGCCCTTCCTCGCCGTCTACCGCACCGAGGACGGCGAGCGCCGCTGGGGGTTCTTCTGTACGAACTGCGAGACGTTCGACAACGCCGTCGACGCGATGGGCCGCATCCAGTGCAACCAGTGTCGCAACTTCCACAAGGCCGAGGAGTGGGACGCGGCCCACGAGTAG
- a CDS encoding DUF7116 family protein, translating into MGVVNKPLLEEAREIFTGLGYTVTDLGSELRAERKWRIVYVTTDDPSEVTEDVDLRCFVASEDRASRLRERLLDRGPDYDWAVVSVAEDGAYDVLHPQSSQALPS; encoded by the coding sequence ATGGGGGTCGTTAACAAGCCGCTACTCGAGGAAGCGCGCGAGATATTCACCGGTCTCGGCTACACGGTGACCGACCTCGGGTCGGAACTGAGAGCCGAGCGCAAGTGGCGCATCGTCTACGTCACGACCGACGACCCGTCGGAGGTCACCGAGGACGTCGACCTCCGCTGTTTCGTCGCGAGCGAGGACCGCGCGTCACGACTGCGCGAACGGTTGCTCGACCGCGGCCCGGACTACGACTGGGCCGTCGTGAGCGTCGCCGAGGACGGAGCCTACGACGTCCTCCACCCACAGAGCAGTCAGGCGCTCCCGTCCTGA
- a CDS encoding metal-dependent hydrolase encodes MFVGHGLVAFALVALAARRVGWSRERALAVGLLAAGFGFLPDVDMLYAPVGLLAGADSLVGLAQGFWDASAVVHRSMTHSLVVGSVAAVGFAAWRSTDRARRALGSTLLVALVAVGAAESGGLGALVMGAFVAGGVLLVAGARHLDLSPSAVLAAALAGLLTHPFGDLFTGGPPALFYPLDVPVFDGYVALAGDPTLHLLGAMGVELLALWAGVVAYLHLTERRTRDAVHPWAAFGLAYAGAVLAVPAPTLDLSYPFVFGILGVGVVGCAPHVVRRGRRERLVATVVTALATVSLGALAYTASYLAVL; translated from the coding sequence ATGTTCGTGGGGCACGGTCTCGTGGCGTTCGCCCTCGTCGCCCTCGCCGCCCGCCGCGTCGGGTGGTCGCGCGAGCGCGCGCTCGCCGTCGGTCTCCTCGCCGCCGGGTTCGGCTTCCTCCCGGACGTCGACATGCTCTACGCACCGGTCGGTCTCCTCGCCGGCGCCGACTCGCTGGTCGGGCTCGCGCAGGGGTTCTGGGACGCCAGCGCCGTCGTCCACCGCTCGATGACCCACTCGCTGGTCGTGGGGAGCGTCGCCGCCGTCGGCTTCGCGGCGTGGCGCTCGACGGACCGCGCCCGGCGCGCGCTCGGTTCGACGCTCCTCGTCGCGCTCGTCGCCGTCGGCGCCGCGGAGAGCGGCGGCCTCGGGGCGCTCGTGATGGGGGCGTTCGTCGCCGGCGGCGTCCTCCTCGTCGCAGGTGCCCGGCACCTCGACCTCTCGCCGAGCGCGGTGCTCGCCGCGGCGCTCGCCGGCCTGCTGACCCACCCGTTCGGCGACCTCTTCACCGGCGGGCCCCCGGCGCTGTTCTACCCGCTCGACGTACCTGTCTTCGACGGCTACGTGGCGCTGGCGGGCGACCCGACGCTCCACCTGCTCGGGGCGATGGGCGTCGAGTTGCTGGCGCTGTGGGCGGGCGTGGTCGCGTACCTCCACCTGACCGAGCGCCGGACCCGCGACGCGGTCCACCCGTGGGCGGCGTTCGGCCTCGCCTACGCGGGGGCGGTGCTCGCGGTGCCCGCGCCGACGCTCGACCTCTCGTACCCGTTCGTCTTCGGCATCCTCGGGGTCGGCGTCGTCGGCTGCGCGCCGCACGTGGTCCGTCGGGGCCGGCGTGAGCGCCTCGTCGCCACCGTCGTGACGGCGCTGGCCACCGTCTCGCTCGGCGCGCTCGCCTACACCGCGAGCTACCTCGCCGTCCTGTAA
- a CDS encoding dodecin, whose protein sequence is MVYKKITLIGSSDESFDDAVDDAIERADETLDNVHWVEVKEFGVEIASVDDREYQAEVEVAFKIE, encoded by the coding sequence ATGGTATACAAGAAGATAACCCTCATCGGGAGCAGCGACGAGAGCTTCGACGACGCCGTCGACGACGCCATCGAGCGCGCCGACGAGACCCTCGACAACGTCCACTGGGTCGAGGTCAAGGAGTTCGGCGTCGAGATAGCGAGCGTCGACGACCGCGAGTATCAGGCCGAAGTCGAAGTCGCGTTCAAGATAGAGTAA
- a CDS encoding mechanosensitive ion channel family protein: protein MFQTLSTAIARSSRSVAFQAQTVPEFLQETVSQVLAFLPRLVGAILILLVGWVVGRVVAAVIRRLADAVDIDDRARDTPVASMAGPGGVDRALGKIGAYYVYFLAVLAAADALAIDVLSAYVSEAATYLPAFIAGLVILVLGFIVADFVADVIQRAEGVAETAYARAFATGVRLFLYFTVLVIALSTMGVDVRILYILARAVAYGFGAAIAIGVGLALGLGGRDYVADNVDRWFRRAREGSPRMSDEPTSGADD, encoded by the coding sequence ATGTTCCAAACACTCTCGACAGCAATCGCACGCTCCTCACGGAGCGTCGCGTTTCAGGCACAGACCGTCCCGGAGTTCCTCCAGGAGACGGTCTCGCAGGTGCTCGCGTTCCTCCCGCGGCTCGTGGGAGCGATACTCATCCTCCTTGTCGGCTGGGTCGTCGGCCGGGTCGTCGCCGCCGTCATCCGCCGGCTGGCCGACGCCGTCGACATCGACGACCGCGCCCGGGACACCCCGGTCGCCTCGATGGCGGGGCCGGGCGGCGTCGACCGCGCGCTGGGGAAGATCGGCGCGTACTACGTCTACTTCCTCGCGGTCCTCGCGGCGGCCGACGCGCTGGCCATCGACGTGCTCTCGGCGTACGTCAGCGAGGCCGCGACGTACCTGCCCGCGTTCATCGCCGGGCTCGTCATCCTCGTCCTCGGGTTCATCGTGGCCGACTTCGTCGCGGACGTCATCCAACGCGCCGAGGGCGTCGCGGAGACGGCGTACGCGCGGGCGTTCGCCACGGGGGTGCGCCTGTTCCTCTACTTCACCGTCCTCGTCATCGCGCTGAGTACGATGGGCGTCGACGTGAGAATCCTCTACATCCTGGCGCGCGCGGTCGCCTACGGCTTCGGCGCGGCCATCGCCATCGGTGTCGGCCTCGCGCTCGGCCTCGGCGGGCGCGACTACGTCGCCGACAACGTCGACCGGTGGTTCCGACGCGCTCGGGAGGGGTCGCCGCGGATGAGCGACGAACCGACCTCCGGGGCCGACGACTGA
- a CDS encoding HesB/IscA family protein — protein MSSTTAHADASVEVTTGAAEQALSLLEQEGLDTDEAGLRLFVQQGGCAGLSYGMRFDDTPEPDDTISEHHGLRVFVDPASMRYIDGSVLDFEGGLQGAGFHVENPNTVSECGCGESFRT, from the coding sequence ATGAGTAGCACGACCGCACACGCGGACGCGTCCGTGGAGGTGACGACGGGGGCCGCAGAGCAGGCGCTCTCGTTGCTCGAACAGGAGGGGCTCGACACCGACGAGGCTGGACTCCGCCTGTTCGTCCAGCAGGGCGGCTGTGCGGGACTCTCCTACGGGATGCGCTTCGACGACACACCGGAACCGGACGACACCATCTCCGAACACCACGGCCTGCGCGTGTTCGTCGACCCGGCGAGCATGCGCTACATCGACGGGAGCGTCCTCGACTTCGAGGGCGGCCTGCAGGGCGCGGGCTTCCACGTCGAGAACCCGAACACCGTCAGCGAGTGCGGATGCGGCGAGTCCTTCCGGACGTAG
- a CDS encoding GNAT family N-acetyltransferase, translated as MTTTTRELTAESDRRAACSLLAQLFSDVEEDRIRGFLDDDAYHLFGRFADGTLVGVAGASVRPVLHHERHVWLSDLVVDADRRGEGHGARLLGFVEEWARERDCDLVAFAVRAGNDGAERFYEAHGYEAWGSVYERRL; from the coding sequence GTGACGACGACCACCCGCGAACTGACCGCCGAGAGCGACCGTCGCGCGGCGTGCTCGCTCCTCGCACAGCTCTTCTCAGACGTCGAGGAGGACCGCATCCGCGGGTTCCTCGACGACGACGCCTACCACCTCTTCGGCCGGTTCGCCGACGGGACGCTCGTCGGCGTCGCCGGCGCCTCCGTGCGCCCGGTGCTCCACCACGAGCGCCACGTCTGGCTCTCCGACCTCGTGGTCGACGCCGACCGCCGGGGGGAGGGTCACGGCGCGCGCCTGCTCGGGTTCGTCGAGGAGTGGGCCCGCGAGCGGGACTGCGACCTCGTCGCGTTCGCGGTCCGCGCGGGAAACGACGGCGCGGAGCGGTTCTACGAGGCCCACGGCTACGAGGCGTGGGGCAGCGTGTACGAGCGGCGGCTGTGA